In the genome of Bombyx mori chromosome 13, ASM3026992v2, the window TGTTTCCATCTGATTTTTTCACTAAGTATTACTCTTTCTATGTGATTTAAGCTCGCTTCCCTTAACCGTTTGGTTCTTAGATAAAAAACTGAAGCATTTTgcctataattaaaatttatattcaaattcaaaatatcaTCAATCAATAAATTAACAAGGCCCCGAGACAATATATTCATATTCTACAAATAACCTATTTTTCTAAACGTAGTAAGGTTATAAGAatcaaaatgtatatttatagaTAATCCATTATTAGTTGTCATAATTTCATACCACACTGTGCGTAGGTAGCTTAATTTTACTAAAACGTTACAGTGGTAGAAAGTCTGTAAAACGACTATTATATTTGATCTTTTGCGCTAAACTCCACACGATATCACGACACAAGTTTCCCAAAATCTCATTCTGCTGACCTTTTGCTGTAAGTTATCAAAAAAGTGCCTTCGTGGCCATCCCTCGGGGCTCACATTTATCAGTGCAATAACTTCCATGAAAACATACAGTGACATCCAATGTTATTTCATTGCTGTATCCAAAAGGCCCCGAATAGGAATACCATGAAATATTCTCGTTTACTAGTCCTTTACTGCGTTATGGACGCGTAAACTTTTACGGGGAACCCTAACACTATTTGTACAGTTTCTTTAAAGTATCTTCAAAGGCTTCTCCGAATTATTTAATACGAAGCATTCTCaagaatataatatgtatttaaaaaatacaaaacccgtattctaaatttaattgaTGTACAACTAAAATTGAACCAAATCTTCTCTCTAATTTCTCAAAGTCGCATACCAAGGATATTATTATTCAGGTGAACCAGCAAGTCAGATCCTTTGTCAGGGTCGCgtccgttttaattatttacgacTTTATATGAACGTGTCAGTTAATGACACGTTAACGTTAAATAGAATCCGTAATAGAGACGAGCCCAGCTGTATCCACAATGTTGCGGAATAATGTCCCGCGCGAGACAGGCGTCCGATTAAAAATGCAGAACTTCAAAACGAGATGGATTCGGCTCCGAGACCACCGGCGTCGCTCGCGCATACAGATCCCAGTTTTGTTGTGACGACGGAACGGCATACTCGTTCCCCCAAACACAGTTAAGTCTTAAATCCTGTGAATGGTTAAAGTCAGTGCTTAAAACAGGTAATTCGAACAAAAGTCAACGGAAAAAAAGTGATGATGTACCAAAAATAACTTACATAAAATTCAAAGACAGTCCACAAGATCGATCGGCGAACCGCAAGTACTAGACATTCATAAATACGACGAGCGTGAAAGAGAGAAGCTGCAATGTCGGTATTTTATTTACGTAGAAACTAAACGATATCCGTCCCGTTGCTATTTTCGCAGTATATCGTTTATTATGAGGGCCGTCGGCGGCGCGGCGCGGCTGAGGGCGGGCGACGGCCGAGAGTCACGCGGGCCACTCCACCGCCTGATATTATATTCTGGAGCACGTCGGCCGTTCCCTCAACTTCCCTCACCTCGCTTCGCGCCAGATATTTCGAGTGCTGCTTCCACCACCTATGCCTTTACCTAGTCTCAGTCACAGAGAACGCTCGATGCAACCGCCCGCAtcgttttaatatataaagttatctcatttaatttttattaatttcaagtaTAAAagtgttttcaaatatatattttatttattatatttctacttTACTTGATGATAATCTACATAAAACAGgtgtgaaaaatataaataaatgtagttaTTGCAATCttagtttcaattgtattactAGATTCAACGTCACATTTCATTGAAATATTGAATTCCTATTTTTAGTGCACCTAACCCAATTCGATTTGTTTCCCAATAAGTACTAAGTTAGTTTTTAGAATAACCTCCCAGagtttaaaaaatctaattaagGAAACATGTTTAAACTATCGAATACTATTTAAAAgcttattatttaattagcaCAAACCACTTGCTTGTTGACACACAcgtatacaataattttaaacgcGACGAAAGTAAAATTGATTACAGCACAGTAATACTGTATCTTTTCTAGTAGATTGTTGATTTATCTTATTGTATTCACTAGGTGAATAAGCTTACGACTCGTCCGTATGAAAATAATtgctaatttaaataaaaaatgagtgTCCATTTTTTGCTGatttcactgtttttttttttattaataaaagacGATACCCGAATCGAAAGGTATTTACGGAAGACTGGTATTATATTCATTAGTTGGCGCGCATTCGCTACGTTCATTAGCGCTACAGTGGTGCTTTAAAGTCAAGTTTTGTACAATATTTCGATTCAATTACAAGCCGACTAATTGAAAAATCGCAGTGCTTTCAcatgacgatttttttttaaaataaaaacataatctgCATTCGGCACTCGCGCTTTATTCAAATGTCGAAAGAAAGTTTATCTACGTACAACACTGATGAATTTTTCATATGACCATAAATATAAATGGTTAAGCtagatttaatttattgaaaaatctTGCTTGGTCGtttctgttatttatctaatcCAACCAACTAATCGCCAATTCAGAACGTCGACCTTTATGATAGATgtctgaaaaataaatttactattGCAATACAAAAATAACCACCACTGAACTATATTGGACaagttttatttcataatttttctttatcaatatttattatgattaattGTATAGGAAAAGGATGTTTCTACAGAAAATAATAACCACCAATAAAAGTCTGAAAGTTGAAGTTTAACATCATataaaaaagagaaaatttgATGTAACTGTACATAAGTACAGtgcgtacacgcacccttttttatgtcaacacaatacatatttaatatttatattatacgaGACGACAAACGACACACTAAGATAACTCGCTTCATTATCAAATACATAAACCTATTATAATAAACCGATTAACCAAAACACACGCAGATGTCTTGAATTTAGATTATGGAGTGGCTATTAGAATCTAATTGACATTAGCTGTAATCCTTTGTTACAGAACCACAGCAAGTCCGTTAAACCAGGAAGAGGACACGAAACATGAGCGTAGCGGATACCAGTAATAATGCTATCCGAGGATGGGGTAGTACGCCAACAGGAAATGCTCCTACTGTAAACGTGGGCAATGAAAATCGAACAAACCACAAATGCCTCCCGGCAATATTCTTTAGAGGCTGGAGAAGGAACCTTCTTTATGGAATACTAATATTCCTCATGATTTTAGTATTTCTAAACATTGCATTAACTTTGTGGATCATAAGCGCATTGAAACTTAATATGGTAAGCGTTTATCTGATATCAACTTgtcacttattattatttaatataccaCATTTTACATTGTATtgatacaattaaaaaacaaatacacgTGCCATTGACATGGTATTATAAAGAAATAatgcaataaattatatatttatttactatgatGATCATGAAAATGGTCAAGCATATGAACCATCAAATTAAAGGAAaaaacacacagacgaaaaaccCATTAACTATCCAATAAACGCTGCACAAATTAATAACATATATACTAATTTTAGAAATATTCGGATAGTTTTAGAAAATAAGAACTTTAAGTTAgaacaataaaatgaatatgagttaataaacttaaaaagttACTTTACAGAATGGCATCGGTCCCATAAAAATTATGAACGGCGGGATTCAGCTCCAAGGTCAAACGTGGGTTGTGAACAATTTAGTTGCGTCGACAATATCAACACAACCCGCTCATCCTATCACGCTACACTCTCACCGCAACTTCACCGTACTCGTATCCGACCCTAAACATTCAGAACATTCCAAGTTGTTAATTAGTAAGTACAAAATTAACACTATTAATACTCgttcattaatttattacgtTATTGATTAGTTTTTATGATTTTGACAGGGAATCGAAATGATCCACTTTACTAAAATAGTCATGGAATTTTAGAATTGTTCCTGTCTCTCACTCAATTTTATtaacggtggtaggacctcttgtgagtccgcacgggtaggtgccaccaccctgcctatttccgccgtgaagcagtaatgcgtttcggtttgaaaagtgtaactattgtaactataccgagaccttagaacttatatctcaaggtgggtggctcatttacgttgaagaggtctatgggctccagtaaccactaaacacaggtgggctgtgagctcgttcacccatctaagcaataaaaaatagtggtTATATCTTCTAGGCACCTATCCTTAAAATTTTCAGTTATTTAAAAACTCTCATCAGTTCAGTAATACTTAGGTAGGTTGATTGGCAACCTGATAGGCACAAATCGACGTCGTTAATACGAGAAGATATTTCCATGTGATCCAATTCGTTCTTGctaatttatatttcttttctAGTCTCGTCTAGTCTAGGTCtagtcaaattttaattttatgttttagagCGGGACAACATTGAATTTAGTGGTAAAATGTTTCACGTGCGTGATTCTCGCGGAGGTGACGTCTTTCGTGCTTCTAAAGAAGAAGTAAGAGTGTATGCTGACACATTTGCAGTGGACGGCATCGGTGGTTTAGTAGTAAAAACTGCACTTCAGGTGCCTCTTGTACGGGCCCCTCCTGGATCTGACTTACAGTACGTATTAAGTAGAAAGCATTTAGAaaatgcccactgagtttctcgcgggatcttctcagtgggtcgcgtttccgatccagtgttagattctgcgaagcactgctcttgctagggccagtgctagcaacactccggtttgagctccgtgagctcacctacacgttagggtgaagctgaaatagcccctcaaggctatcagcataggtaggataaaaagtAGAAAATTCTTTATTATCATTCATGCTTAAACAAAACTGTGTTCATATTGAATATTGCTAtcctatattaatttttaaaaattagttcagcaaaaaaataatatttttgttgtatagACGAATTAAATTGCGTACAGCCCATTTGATGTTAagttaccgaagctcatagacatcgcaACGCGAATGACGTCCTCATCTTCAAAGGCCTCAATTCTATAATTCAAGCTGTAATGTTTTCTAGTAGCAAGTAGAATATGTCCGATTAACAATATTTGCAAACAGAACTCATTTTGATTTCACTGTAGGAATATACAGAGGAATGATGCCTACACATGCGAACGTATGCCCTATCATCTATAATtacgaaaaatataaattttacaaattttaattttaatacacgtCTGTATTCTTTCAATGGAGATATCATtcgtaaaaatgtattaaattaccTATTTCATTACACCTGGTGCCTGCTGCGGGAGTTGAACACCGACACATTCGCACTGCTTGATTCAATTTCGCTAGACATCTTAAcgtttaggtcacgacgactttagATTCTGTATCTTAAGGTATTTTGATCGTTTTCGTTCTATTACTCATTTACAAATGAAATAGATATAGGAATgaacaaaacaatttatttcatCTGTACTCTTGTGTTATATCACAATTACAAACTactccaaaaaaaaaggtatttgtGCCTGATTTCATCATCAGAGATCAAATACCTAAAGTCGCTAGAATTAGATCCAGTTTATTTCACCAAAATTTTGACATTTCTTAATTCCAAATAATGAAGATATATAATCATCGAAGATTACCATtgataaaaaagggtgcgtgtacttatgtacgcgcgtaagaagttatactttatttttatttttttatatttaataattaataataaatatttaacgttaataatttaataatatttagtatgaattatattaaataataattttgtcatttatataacttaaaaatgactgctaataacactttttttacgagtgtacgaatgcgcgaaagttcacctgcggctatattcagactcgccaacttacgtcggtcgtattgtaatgagctatttagtgggcaacttcattctgttaattttgtgtcacggtgcgcgcccatcgtaaaatttcactctcatcaatttttcataacgcgcctaaagaagtataacttaaaaattaacatgtatgatgttacatataaataaacaaattttgttcAAGATTGGAATCTTTGACGAGGGGGTTAGATTTGAGAGCGCCTCAGTCGATTTACTTCGAAAGCAGAGCCGGGAAAATTGATGTAACCTCGCACACTGATCTGAAACTCAACTCTATAGTAGGCGCTGTAAGTACGCAAAAACTATATATTAGATcaatcagtttttattttaactgtgAAAGTATAATttatcttaattaaattatacgaTTTGCAAACCAATCAATGgaataaattattcataaaacatttaacatttataTCATAAGACCTCTAACAAGACGAAAAGACTAATCTTGTACTACATACCGCattcattacataatatta includes:
- the LOC101736935 gene encoding delta-sarcoglycan; translation: MSVADTSNNAIRGWGSTPTGNAPTVNVGNENRTNHKCLPAIFFRGWRRNLLYGILIFLMILVFLNIALTLWIISALKLNMNGIGPIKIMNGGIQLQGQTWVVNNLVASTISTQPAHPITLHSHRNFTVLVSDPKHSEHSKLLIKRDNIEFSGKMFHVRDSRGGDVFRASKEEVRVYADTFAVDGIGGLVVKTALQVPLVRAPPGSDLQLESLTRGLDLRAPQSIYFESRAGKIDVTSHTDLKLNSIVGAIKIDAPNIVITNLKEAHVTEKPQRGIRSMKVYQLCACATGKLFLAAPDAVCAANADDTELCR